A stretch of the Sulfurospirillum sp. UCH001 genome encodes the following:
- a CDS encoding HDOD domain-containing protein — MDENILKKIKALPPLDDTVLKIQRICVDKNSSLADLVKVVESDPMLTANILKSSNSPLYGFSREIKNISHAVSLFGMATVRGFALSSAIKQNIKIDLTPYRISNTTFLDISTLQSTFMFKWYSKVNKAMLDVLQPAAFMMEVGKIIIAHELIEQQKNEAFQTALASIKAPHELSALEKEYVGFSNEEITAKIFEQWNLESELVESIKFSNDPFEAAEHIKAFSAALNVVKNSINIFGQLDDASIARSLKLLDEYGLNHEPFLQTIEQFRQ, encoded by the coding sequence ATGGACGAAAATATTTTAAAAAAAATCAAAGCGCTTCCGCCCCTTGATGATACGGTACTCAAAATACAACGTATTTGCGTCGATAAAAACAGCTCTTTAGCTGATCTTGTCAAGGTAGTCGAGAGCGATCCTATGCTCACTGCCAATATCTTAAAATCTTCCAATTCCCCACTCTATGGCTTCAGTAGAGAAATTAAAAACATTTCGCATGCTGTGTCTTTATTTGGAATGGCAACAGTACGTGGTTTTGCTCTTTCTAGTGCTATTAAACAAAATATTAAAATTGATCTTACTCCTTATCGTATTTCTAATACAACTTTTTTAGATATCAGCACGCTTCAAAGCACCTTTATGTTCAAATGGTATTCAAAAGTGAACAAAGCAATGCTTGACGTACTACAACCTGCAGCTTTTATGATGGAAGTTGGTAAAATCATCATTGCACATGAACTCATCGAACAACAAAAAAATGAAGCTTTTCAAACAGCACTTGCGTCCATTAAAGCACCACATGAACTCTCAGCACTTGAAAAAGAGTACGTAGGCTTCTCCAATGAAGAAATTACCGCCAAAATCTTTGAACAATGGAATTTAGAAAGTGAATTGGTTGAATCTATCAAATTTTCAAACGATCCTTTTGAAGCAGCAGAACATATCAAAGCATTTTCTGCCGCACTTAATGTGGTAAAAAATAGCATCAATATTTTTGGTCAACTTGATGATGCCTCAATTGCTCGTTCACTAAAACTTTTAGATGAATACGGTCTAAACCATGAGCCATTTTTACAAACAATTGAGCAATTTAGACAGTGA
- the ilvC gene encoding ketol-acid reductoisomerase, whose translation MAITVFYDKDCDLSIIRSKKVAMIGFGSQGHAHAENLRDSGVEVVVGLRKDGSSWAKAEAKGFKVMTVAEATKYADVIMILLPDEMQADVFAAEIKPNLTAGKAIAFGHGFNIHYGQIVTPKGVDCIMIAPKAPGHTVRSEFVNGGGIPDLIAIDQDATGKAKALALSYASAIGGGRTGIIETTFKDETETDLFGEQAVLCGGATALIEAGFQTLVEAGYEPEMAYFECLHELKLIVDLMYQGGIADMRYSISNTAEYGDYVSGKRVINEESKKAMKEILAEIQDGRFAKDFILERKAGYTRMNAERAKTERSLLNQTGEKLRAMMPWITSKKIINKDKN comes from the coding sequence ATGGCAATAACCGTCTTTTATGACAAAGATTGTGATTTAAGCATTATTCGCTCTAAAAAAGTAGCGATGATTGGTTTTGGTTCTCAAGGACATGCGCATGCAGAAAATCTTCGCGATAGCGGTGTTGAAGTCGTTGTAGGTCTTAGAAAAGATGGTAGTTCATGGGCGAAAGCAGAAGCAAAAGGTTTTAAAGTGATGACTGTTGCAGAAGCAACCAAATATGCTGATGTTATCATGATTTTGTTACCAGATGAGATGCAAGCAGATGTATTTGCTGCTGAAATTAAGCCAAACTTGACAGCTGGTAAAGCAATCGCTTTCGGTCATGGTTTTAACATTCATTATGGTCAAATTGTTACTCCAAAAGGTGTAGATTGTATTATGATCGCTCCAAAAGCACCAGGTCATACCGTAAGAAGTGAATTCGTAAACGGTGGTGGTATTCCAGATCTTATCGCAATCGATCAAGACGCAACAGGCAAAGCAAAAGCGTTAGCACTAAGCTATGCTTCTGCAATTGGTGGTGGTAGAACTGGTATCATTGAAACAACATTCAAAGATGAGACAGAGACAGATCTTTTTGGTGAGCAAGCAGTTCTTTGTGGTGGTGCAACTGCGCTTATTGAAGCTGGTTTCCAAACACTTGTTGAAGCTGGATATGAGCCAGAAATGGCATACTTTGAGTGTTTACATGAGCTTAAACTTATCGTTGATCTTATGTACCAAGGTGGTATTGCTGATATGCGTTACTCTATCTCAAATACAGCTGAGTACGGTGATTATGTAAGCGGCAAACGTGTTATCAATGAAGAATCTAAAAAAGCGATGAAAGAGATTTTGGCTGAGATTCAAGATGGCCGTTTTGCAAAAGATTTTATCCTTGAGAGAAAAGCAGGATACACTCGTATGAACGCAGAGCGTGCAAAAACTGAGAGAAGTCTCCTCAATCAAACAGGTGAGAAATTAAGAGCTATGATGCCTTGGATCACATCTAAAAAAATCATCAACAAAGACAAAAACTAA
- the minD gene encoding septum site-determining protein MinD: MGIVITVTSGKGGVGKSTTTANLAVGLANLGKKVVAIDFDIGLRNLDMILGLENRIVYDVVDVMEGRCNLAQALINDKKSKTLYFLPASQTKDKDILNKDKVKALIENLKESFDIVLLDSPAGIESGFEHSIFLADRALIVSTPDVSSVRDADRVIGIIDAKSEKAKNGQEVEKHIIINRIKPEMVEAGNMLSVEDVLSILALPLIGIVPDDEDIITSTNTGSPIVNKEKSLSAEAYRNIARRILGEEVEFLDIRAKKGLIATLKGIFK, from the coding sequence ATGGGCATTGTTATCACCGTAACGTCTGGTAAGGGTGGTGTTGGTAAATCAACGACTACAGCAAACCTTGCCGTAGGACTTGCAAATTTAGGCAAAAAAGTTGTTGCGATTGACTTTGACATAGGTCTTAGAAATCTTGACATGATTTTAGGACTGGAAAATCGCATTGTATATGATGTTGTTGATGTCATGGAAGGTCGTTGTAATCTTGCTCAAGCTTTGATTAACGATAAAAAGTCTAAAACACTCTATTTTTTACCTGCGAGTCAGACCAAAGATAAAGATATTTTGAACAAAGATAAGGTCAAAGCTTTGATTGAAAACCTCAAAGAGAGTTTTGACATTGTATTGCTTGATTCTCCTGCCGGAATTGAAAGTGGTTTTGAACACTCAATTTTCCTAGCAGACCGTGCGTTGATCGTTTCTACACCTGACGTAAGTTCTGTTCGTGATGCTGATCGTGTTATCGGTATTATTGACGCGAAGAGTGAAAAAGCGAAAAATGGACAAGAAGTTGAAAAACACATTATTATTAACCGTATTAAGCCAGAGATGGTGGAAGCTGGTAATATGCTAAGTGTTGAAGATGTATTGAGTATTCTTGCGTTACCACTTATTGGTATTGTTCCAGATGATGAAGATATTATTACATCAACAAACACTGGATCACCTATTGTCAATAAAGAGAAATCGCTCTCAGCGGAAGCGTATCGTAATATTGCGCGTCGTATCTTAGGCGAAGAGGTAGAATTTTTAGATATTAGAGCCAAGAAAGGACTTATCGCAACTCTGAAAGGAATTTTTAAATGA
- the minE gene encoding cell division topological specificity factor MinE produces the protein MSFFDNLFGRNKPTADVAKNRLKIMLAHERASCKLPYMDDLRNDLIAVIRKYTKVEDVKITSQTNQNLELLEVEVILGK, from the coding sequence ATGAGTTTCTTTGACAATCTTTTTGGACGCAATAAACCAACAGCTGATGTAGCAAAAAATCGTTTAAAAATTATGCTTGCGCATGAGAGAGCAAGTTGTAAATTACCATATATGGACGATCTTCGTAATGATTTAATTGCGGTAATTCGTAAATATACAAAAGTAGAAGATGTTAAAATAACCTCTCAAACCAATCAAAATCTTGAGTTATTAGAAGTAGAAGTCATCCTTGGAAAGTAA
- a CDS encoding divergent polysaccharide deacetylase family protein, with protein MLDEEKARQVTLPPTPTPETNMSTVIESNQSADKALEHNETQAITPAISQAHEEENKAHELSEVSDYQRSIKESGKPHKPHEVIRKKYPEGTTPKLAIIIDDVSFPWQTRMIKDIPYKVTPSFFPPTKGHPETVRLSHEFEFAMIHLPMESKNYSSPEPDTLNIVDSSEVIERRIKRIKEWFPELVYYNNHTGGSFTADYNAMDRLVKIMKEHGLVFVDSRTVGNSKAPEITKKYDMFLYSRDVFLDNSLDKNLIRIQLKEAVMKAKKHGYAIAIGHPHKNTLEVLRDSRDLLEGIDLVYLKDL; from the coding sequence ATGTTAGATGAGGAAAAAGCACGACAAGTGACTTTACCGCCTACTCCTACACCTGAAACAAATATGTCAACAGTGATTGAGAGCAATCAAAGTGCTGACAAAGCTCTTGAGCATAATGAGACACAAGCAATAACACCAGCCATTTCTCAAGCACATGAAGAAGAGAATAAAGCGCATGAACTTTCTGAGGTCAGTGACTATCAGCGTAGCATAAAGGAGAGTGGAAAACCTCATAAGCCTCACGAAGTTATTCGTAAGAAATACCCTGAGGGTACAACACCAAAACTTGCTATCATTATTGATGATGTCTCTTTCCCTTGGCAAACACGCATGATAAAAGATATACCGTATAAAGTAACGCCTTCTTTTTTCCCTCCTACAAAAGGACATCCTGAAACAGTGCGTTTGTCACATGAGTTCGAATTTGCGATGATCCACTTACCGATGGAATCAAAAAACTACTCTTCGCCAGAGCCTGATACATTGAATATTGTAGATTCAAGTGAAGTGATTGAGCGGAGAATCAAACGTATTAAAGAGTGGTTCCCTGAACTTGTCTATTATAACAATCATACAGGTGGCTCTTTTACAGCCGATTATAATGCGATGGATCGTTTGGTAAAAATCATGAAAGAGCATGGTCTTGTTTTTGTTGACAGTCGTACCGTTGGAAATTCTAAAGCGCCTGAAATTACAAAAAAATACGATATGTTCCTCTATTCAAGAGACGTATTTTTAGACAATTCGTTAGATAAAAACTTAATCCGCATACAACTTAAAGAAGCGGTTATGAAAGCGAAAAAACACGGTTATGCGATCGCTATTGGGCATCCACATAAAAATACACTCGAAGTTCTCCGTGATTCAAGGGATCTTTTAGAGGGTATTGATCTGGTTTATCTCAAAGATTTATGA
- a CDS encoding DNA-processing protein DprA encodes MIQTIDFHVPELEMMKVYPKTLYYLGKIELLKRPKISIVGTRHPINYTKIYTQELARKLSLAGVCIVSGGAQGVDALAHQAAGVSNTIMVAGTGLDVRYPAIHQKLIAEIEKEGLVLSQFEAGQPSLKWNFPLRNELIVALGDALIVTQADLKSGTMHSIEFALKMQKPIYVLPHHLGESEGTNWLLSQGLATPIYDIEAFVVQFGSADLIDETDDFLVYCDTHPFYHDAVAKFAEKVFEYECLGKIKVENGRIKRT; translated from the coding sequence ATGATTCAAACGATAGACTTTCACGTTCCTGAATTGGAAATGATGAAAGTCTATCCAAAAACACTCTACTATTTGGGCAAAATAGAGCTACTAAAACGTCCAAAAATCTCTATCGTTGGAACACGTCATCCCATCAATTACACTAAAATTTATACACAAGAACTTGCACGAAAGCTTTCTTTAGCAGGGGTTTGCATTGTCAGTGGTGGTGCACAGGGTGTTGATGCCTTAGCCCATCAAGCAGCCGGTGTTTCAAATACCATTATGGTAGCAGGAACAGGACTTGATGTTCGCTATCCAGCAATTCATCAAAAGTTGATTGCTGAAATTGAAAAAGAGGGATTGGTTTTGAGCCAATTTGAAGCGGGACAACCTTCTTTGAAGTGGAATTTCCCTCTTCGCAATGAACTCATTGTCGCTCTAGGCGATGCACTCATCGTTACGCAAGCAGATTTAAAAAGCGGAACGATGCATAGCATCGAATTTGCTCTTAAAATGCAAAAGCCCATCTATGTTTTACCTCACCATTTGGGTGAAAGTGAGGGAACAAATTGGCTCTTATCTCAGGGACTTGCAACGCCTATTTATGACATTGAAGCATTTGTGGTACAATTTGGTTCTGCAGATTTAATCGACGAAACAGATGATTTTTTAGTCTATTGTGACACGCATCCATTCTATCATGATGCTGTAGCAAAATTTGCAGAAAAAGTATTTGAATACGAATGTTTAGGTAAAATAAAAGTTGAAAATGGACGCATAAAGCGTACGTAA
- a CDS encoding sulfite exporter TauE/SafE family protein, which produces MGLEWIVAFLVLGLVVGFMAGLLGIGGGGIMVPVLTSIFLAQGVPVEQVVHMALGTSMASIVFTSFASMRAHHKKGAVMWNVVKVMAGGVIIGTFAATFLATYMKSVHLAIFFAIFMAYVSIQMAIDKKPKPSRELSTPVSLFSVGSLIGIVSALVSIGGGSLTVPYLVWQNIDLKRAIATSAAIGFPLSIAGTVGYIVNGMMHAEGGAEMMLGFVYLPGVLLISLVSYFTAPLGAKMAHTLPVGKLKKIFALLLMILSIKMLTSVI; this is translated from the coding sequence ATGGGACTTGAGTGGATTGTAGCATTCTTAGTGTTAGGGTTAGTCGTTGGTTTTATGGCTGGGCTGCTTGGTATTGGAGGGGGAGGCATTATGGTGCCCGTGCTTACATCCATTTTCTTAGCACAAGGTGTTCCTGTTGAACAGGTAGTTCATATGGCACTTGGTACCTCTATGGCATCTATCGTTTTTACCTCATTTGCAAGTATGCGAGCACACCATAAAAAGGGTGCGGTGATGTGGAATGTGGTGAAGGTCATGGCAGGTGGTGTTATTATCGGAACGTTTGCTGCAACATTTTTAGCAACGTATATGAAATCCGTACATCTGGCAATTTTCTTTGCTATTTTTATGGCTTATGTTTCTATTCAAATGGCCATTGATAAAAAACCAAAACCAAGTCGCGAACTCTCCACGCCTGTTTCTTTATTTAGTGTAGGTTCACTCATTGGTATTGTCTCAGCACTTGTATCTATTGGTGGAGGGTCTTTGACGGTACCTTATCTTGTATGGCAAAATATTGATCTTAAACGTGCTATCGCTACTTCTGCAGCTATTGGATTTCCACTTTCCATTGCAGGTACTGTTGGTTATATTGTCAATGGTATGATGCATGCAGAAGGAGGTGCAGAGATGATGTTAGGTTTTGTGTATCTGCCTGGTGTTTTACTGATCTCTCTTGTGAGTTATTTTACGGCACCACTGGGTGCAAAGATGGCACATACCCTTCCTGTTGGTAAACTTAAGAAGATTTTTGCTTTACTATTGATGATACTTAGTATTAAGATGTTGACATCTGTCATTTGA
- a CDS encoding L-serine ammonia-lyase has protein sequence MQSLRSFYCIGHGPSSSHTMGPYNAGTLFKKRFPNASLYRVTLFGSLAATGRGHLTDEALRQALASSGVDIIFRPDITKPFHSNGMLFEAFDDKKELLGSWEVYSVGGSALKEANENPLSEPSIYPLTTMNDIMQWCQKEHKELWQYVEEYEGKEIWNYLEEVWTTMQAAIDRGLKQTGVLPGILQYPRKAPMFFAKARKEEKRAHGMIFAYALATSEENASGNVVVTAPTCGACGVVPAVLRYLKELYNLDQTDCLRALAVAGLLGNIVKFNGSISGAEVGCQGEVGVACSMAAGMASYLFGGNLQQIDYAAEMGLEHHLGMTCDPIAGYVQVPCIERNAVAAIRAIDAAEYTSYTDGAHKVSFDEIIQTMVETGKDMNTKYKETSLGGLAKRYL, from the coding sequence TTTACTGCATTGGACATGGTCCTTCTTCAAGCCATACAATGGGGCCTTATAACGCAGGAACACTTTTTAAAAAACGCTTTCCTAACGCATCTTTATACCGAGTGACACTTTTTGGCTCTCTTGCTGCGACAGGACGAGGACACTTAACCGATGAAGCACTACGCCAAGCTCTAGCCTCTTCTGGAGTTGACATTATTTTCCGACCTGACATTACAAAACCTTTTCACTCCAATGGTATGCTTTTTGAAGCATTTGATGATAAAAAAGAGCTTCTAGGCTCATGGGAAGTCTACAGTGTAGGTGGTAGCGCACTCAAAGAAGCAAATGAAAACCCTCTTTCTGAGCCATCTATTTACCCTCTTACGACAATGAATGACATCATGCAATGGTGTCAGAAGGAACATAAAGAGTTATGGCAATACGTTGAAGAATACGAAGGTAAAGAGATCTGGAATTACCTTGAAGAGGTTTGGACAACCATGCAAGCAGCAATTGATCGAGGACTGAAACAAACTGGCGTACTACCAGGTATCCTTCAATACCCTAGAAAAGCACCCATGTTTTTTGCCAAAGCACGTAAGGAAGAAAAACGTGCGCACGGCATGATCTTCGCTTATGCCCTTGCAACCAGCGAAGAAAATGCATCGGGCAATGTCGTTGTTACAGCACCTACCTGTGGGGCATGTGGAGTTGTACCTGCGGTGCTTCGTTACCTCAAAGAACTTTACAACTTAGATCAAACTGATTGTTTACGTGCTCTTGCCGTTGCTGGGCTTTTAGGCAATATCGTAAAATTCAATGGTTCTATTTCAGGCGCAGAAGTAGGTTGCCAAGGAGAAGTGGGTGTTGCCTGCTCTATGGCAGCAGGGATGGCTTCGTATCTTTTTGGAGGCAATTTGCAGCAGATTGACTATGCGGCAGAAATGGGACTAGAGCATCACTTAGGCATGACATGTGACCCAATCGCAGGGTACGTGCAAGTGCCGTGCATTGAGCGTAATGCTGTGGCTGCCATTCGTGCTATTGATGCAGCAGAATACACTTCGTACACGGATGGAGCACATAAAGTCAGTTTTGATGAGATTATTCAAACGATGGTAGAGACAGGTAAAGATATGAATACCAAATACAAAGAGACCTCACTCGGAGGTCTGGCAAAGCGTTATCTTTAA